The genomic DNA CCAGGCCCGGTGCGAAGGTCATGACGCCGTCGTTCCAGTCGCGGGTGACGCCGACGAGGTGGATGCCCTGGTGGGCCAGCCGGCGAAAGTCCACGGTCTTGCCGCCTTCGTAGCCACTGACGGCAAAGGCCACGTGCTTTTTCTTCGGCTGGATTTTGACTTCGTCCCACAAGCCCAGCGCGCCGAGCCACCAGCAGTAGTCGCGGCCACGGTAGGCGCGGGGCGGGCGGTAGTGCTCGCCGACGGAGAGGTAGACGGTTTTGCCGGCCTTTTGCAGTTCTTCGGCGATCTGCGAGCCGGAGGCGCCGGCGCCCACCACCAGCACGGCGCCTTCGGGGAGTTGGCCGGGGTTCTTGTAGGCGGACGAGTGCAGTTGATGCAGCGGCGCCGACGCCGGGACGATGCTGGGAATCGAAGGTCGCTGGAACGGGCCGGTGGCGGCGACCACGTTGGCGGCTTCGATCACGCCCGCCGAGGTGGTGACCTTGAAGCCGGGGCGGCCCGTGTGGCGCTGCACTTGCAGCACTTCCACGCCGGTGCGCACAGGCGCCTGCAACTTGGCCACGTACGCTTCGAAGTAGTCGGCCATGCGCTCTTTCGGCGGGAAGGCTTCGGGGGAGACGCCCTCGAATTTCAGCCCCGGAAAGCGGTCGTGCCAGGCCGGGCCGTTGGCGACCAGTGAGTCCCAGCGCTCCGAGCGCCAGCGTTCGGCGATGCGGTGGCGCTCCAGCACAATATGCGGCACGCCCATCAGTGACAGGTGTTCGCTCATGGCAACCCCGGCCTGGCCTGCGCCGACGACCAGGGTGTTGATGGTTTCTACTGACATGGGGCGTTTCCTGAGAATAAGAAATTTATCTGCGCAACACCGGGTTCCAACTGTGGGAGCTGGCTTGCCTGCGATGGCATCAACCCGGTCTGTCTGATGCACCGCGGTGCCCGCATCGCAGGCAAGCCAGCTCCCACAGTTGGGCGGTGGTGTTTTTTAGGGTTTCAGCAAGGTGGCCACCGCCGTGAGGGCCAGTTCGTAGCCCAGCGCGCCCAACCCGGCGATTACGCCTGTGGCGGCTTTGGACACGTACGAGTGATGCCGAAAACCCTCGCGCTTCCAGATGTTGCTCATGTGCGCTTCGATGATCGGACCGTCAAAGGCCAACAGCGCATCCAGGATCGGTACCGAGCTGTAGCTCAACCCGGCGGCGTTGATCACGATGGCGTCGCCGTGCAGCCGGGCTTCTTGAATCCAGTCCACCAGCACGCCTTCGTGGTTGCTCTGGCGAAACTCCAGGCTCAAACCCAGCTCGGCGGCGTGGCGTTGGCAACGCGCTTCGATGCTGGCGAAGCTCTCGCTGCCGTAGGTGCCGTTTTTGTCCAGCCCGTAGAGGTTGGCGTTGGGCCCATTGAGGAAAAACACGCGGTGGGTCATGGCGTACTCCAGGTTGGTCAAGGCTGCCAGTCGTCCGGCACTACGGCGATCACGTCGATTTCCATCAGCCATTCCGGCTGGCCAAGGCCGGAAATCACCAGCCCGGTGGAGATCGGAAACACGCCTTTGAGCCACTTGCCGACTTCCTGGTACACCGGTTCGCGGTAGCGCGGGTCGATCAGGTAGGTGGTGGTTTTGACGATGTGGCTCAGGTCGGAACCGGCTTCTTCCAGCAGTTGCTTGACGTTTTTCATCGCCTGTTCCGCTTGCGCGCGCGGGTCGCCGAGGCCGACGAGGTTGCCGTCGAAATCGGTGCCGATCTGCCCTCGTACATAAATGGTGTTGCCGGCGCGCACGGCCTGGCACAGGTCGTTGTCCAGGGCCTGGTTGGGGTAGGTCTGCTGGGTGTTGAACATGCGGATGCGGGTGTGAGTGGGCATGGCGGTGGCTCGTCGGCAGCGGGATGAAAACAGCTTCACACCGCGCCCGCCGTGGCGAAACCAGCATTTGTGCGGGGTAGTGCTTAGGAAAAACCGAAGCCCTGCGCCTCGTCGGCTGGCGCCGCGACCCGGCACGAACTCTGCAATACCCGCTGCGTACACCCATTTGTTGCTGTGGAGGCGTGATGCTCAGTCGTATAACCCAACGCCAGCTGGAATATTTCGTCGCGTCCGGCGAGGCCGGCAGCATCAGTGCAGCGGCGGAACGCATTCATGTGTCGTCGCCGTCGATTTCGGCGGCGATCACCCATATGGAGGCGGAGCTTGGGATTCAGCTGTTTGTGCGCCATCACGCCCAGGGCATTTCCCTCACCGCCGTAGGGCGCCAGGTGATGCAGGAGGCCAAGCTGATTCTGGAACAGATGACCAACCTCTACACCATCGCCTCGGAGTCGTTGAACAGCGTGCGCGGGCCGTTGCGGGTGGGTTGCCTGGAGTCGCTGGCGCCGATGATCACCCCGGAACTGGTGTTTGGTTTTGGCCGCGCGTTTCCCGGCGTACGCCTGACCCAGGCCGAGGGCAACCATGAGGAATTGCTGGAAAAACTGCGCAGCGGCGAGCTGGATATCGCCCTGACCTATGACCTGGTGACCAGCCCCGATATCGACTTCCAGCCCCTGGCGCAACTGCCGCCATATGTGATGGTCGGCGAGTATCACCCGTTGGCCAACCTGCCGGCGGTCAGCATGCAAGACCTCGAGGCCTACCCGGTGGTGCTGCTCGACACGCCGTGGAGCCGCGATTATTTCCTCAGCCTGTTCATTCAGGCGGGCACCACGCCGAACATCATCATGCGCTCCACCAACCTCGAAACGGTGCGCGCCATGGTGGGCAATGGCATTGGTTATTCCTTTGCCAATGCGCGGCCCAAATCGAATCTGTCCCAGGACGGCAAACGCGTGATCCGCCTGCGCCTGGCGGGCTCGCACCGGCCGATGCGCCTGGGTTACGCCACGGCCAGCAACACCCAGCTGTCGCGGGTGGTGTCGGCGTTTGCCGAGCGTTGCCGCATGTTTGTGTCCGACCAGTACATCCCCGGCATGGCGCCGCCGAGCTTTTTTGATCCGCACGCGGTGCGGGTAATGAGTGGGGTGAGTTGAGGTTGCACCAATAAGTGGCGTGCGCGTTTTGCTCGCGCACTATTTTGGATGAGGGCGCCATGCCAGGCGTAACACAGATCTACTGTGGGAGCTGGCTTGCCTGCGATAGCGGTCTGCCTGTGGATGAGATGCCAACTGAGCCACCGCCATCGCAGGCAAGCCAGCTCCCACATTCGCTATCAGTGCCTTCAGAGGGCTGCATAGGTTCTGCCTACCCAGTGCCCCGGCTTTTACGAATTGACCCTGGGCACCTCCCGCCACGACTCTGAACCCATCGATGTCGATCCACTTATTCAGGGCACCACCACGATGACTTTCGACTGGCACTACATGTTTGGTTTGCTCGGCGATGCCGAGTTCTGGCGCGCGACGTGGACGGTCATCAAGCTCAGCACCCTGACCTGGCTGTTGAGCATCGCCTTGGGCTTTCTGCTGGCGCTGGCCAAGCAATCGAAAAGCCCGCTGCTCAGCCTGCCGGCTCGTGGCTATATCTGGCTGTTTCGCAGCCTGCCGCTGCTGGTGCTGCTGATTTTCATCTACAACCTGCCCCAGGCGCTGCCGGGGACTTCGGCGGTTCTGGCCGACCCGTTCTGGTCCGGCCTGCTGGCGCTGGTGATCTGCGAAACCGCCTACGTGGCCGAGATTCATCGCGGCGGTCTGCTCTCTATTCCCAAGGGCCAGGGCGAAGCGGCGCGGGCGCTGGGCCTGCGGTTTTTCGGTACCCAAATACGCGTGGTGATTCCCCAGGCGCTGCGCGTGGCCTTGCCGTCGCTGGCCAACGAATACATCTCCATCGTCAAGCTCACGTCGCTGGTGTCGGTGATCTCCCTCACTGAAATCCTGATGGTCGGCCAGCGCCTGTATTCGCAGAACTTCCTGGTGATTGAAACCATGGCGGCGGTGGCGTTCTTCTATGTGTTTATCGTCACCGTCTTCGACTTCCTGCTCAAACGCCTGGAGCGCTTTCTCGACGTCAACCAGCGCAACGTTTCCCGCGTGCCGGACGCGGCGGTGCTGGCCCTGGCCACTCAACAACGCCCGGCCATTGCGCGCCCGGCCAGCACTGGCGTGGCCGCGTTGCAGGCCTCGCGGTTGCACAAGGCTTACAACGACATCGAGGTGCTGGGCTCGGTCAATCTGCAGATTCAGCCGGGGGAAGTGGTGTCGGTGATCGGGCCGTCGGGCTCGGGGAAAACCACGCTGATCCGTCTGCTTAACGGCCTGGAGCAACTGGACAACGGCGAGATTCATATCAACGGCCTGCCGTTCATTCATTTGCATAAAACCGGCGCGCTTAAACCCCAGTTCATTGAGCACACCGAGCACCGCCTGAACATCGGCATGGTGTTCCAGAGCTTCAACCTGTTCCCGCATTTGAGCGTGCTCGACAACCTGCTGATGGCGCCCAAATACCATCGCCTGGGCGCCACCAGTGAGCTGAAACAGCAGGCCTACGCGCTGTTGCACAAGGTGGGCATGCTCGACCACGCCTGGAAGTACCCGCACCAGTTGTCCGGCGGCCAGCAGCAGCGCGTGGCGATTGCCCGCGCCTTGATGATGCGCCCGCAAATCATGCTGTTCGACGAGCCCACCTCGGCCCTCGACCCGGAGAAAGTCAACGAAGTACTCCAGGTCATCGAGGCGCTGGCCGGGGAGGGCATCACCATGGTGATCGTCACCCACGAGATGAATTTCGCCTTCAAGGTCTCCGACCGCATCGTCTTCATGGAGAAGGGCCGCGTGGTCTGCGACGACACACCGGTTGCCTTGCGCAGCGGCCATAACCCACGCGTGGAGGCGTTCCTCAAGGACGTCTCGCTGGCGTGAACCCTCTAACCTTCAGGAACAAAACAATGATCGGGCAAGCACAAGTCGAACAATTCCAGCGTGACGGTTTTTTGGTGGTAGAAGGCGTGCTCTCGCCGGAGGAAGTGGCCGCGTTGCAGCACGACTTCGACCAGTGGGTTGAGGAGAGTCGCGGCCATGTTGAAGGCTGGGGCGCTACCGTGGATGGCCGCGCGCGCTTTGACCTGGAGGGCGATCACCGTGCGGATCACCCGTCGTTGCGCCGGGTCAGTTCGCCCACGGAGATTTCCCCGGCCTACGAGCGGGTGGCGTTGCAGTCGCGCATGGCGGCGATTTCGGCGCAATTGGTCGGCGCCGGCGGTGCGCGTTTCCATCACAGCAAGATCAACTCGAAACTGCCCCACACCGCGACCCAGGTGAAGTGGCATCAGGACTTTCTGTTCACGCCCCACAGCAACGACGACATCGTCACCGCCTTGCTGATGGTCAGCGAAGTGACCCCGCAAAACGGCCCGCTGAATGTGATCCCCGGCAGCCATAAAGGCCCGCTGTGGTCGCACTGGCAGAACCAGCGGTTCACCGGCTCGGTGGATGATGCGGTGGTCGCCGAACACTGCCAGCAACCGGTGGCCTGCTACGGCCCGGCCGGTTCTGTGTGCTTCATGCACACCCGGCTTTTGCATGCGTCGAGCCCTAACGAGACCGAACTGCCGCGCACCTTGTTTATCAGCGTTTACGCCGCTGAAGACGCGCTGCCATTCGGCGAGAACCCGTTGCCCAGCGCACACGCCGGCCTGTTGGTGGCCGGTGAAGAAAGCGGTTTGGTGCGCTCCACGGACAACCAGCTGCGCTTGCCGCAGAAACCCCGTGGCGCCTCCTTTTTCGTGCAACAGGCCGGCCAGGATTCCGCCACGGCCTGACTGCTTAATCCACGCGCTTCTTAAACCCTTGCAGGTAATGACCATGACAGCATTTCGTAAACGTGTTCGCCCCCTTGCCGTGTGCCTGTTGGGCACTGCGGTGGCACTGACCTCGCTGGCCGCTTCGGCGTTCCAGCAGGACGGCAAGATCATCGCCGGTTCCGACGTGACCTTCTTTCCGTATGAGTACATGGACAACAACAAGCCAGCGGGTTTTGACATCGAGTTCATGGAAGGCCTGGGCAAGGTCATGGGGCGCAAGGTCGAGACCCTCGACACGCGCTTTCCCAACCTGATCACCGGCCTGCAAGCCGGGCGCTTTGATGTGACCAACTCGTCGATGTACATCACCGCCGAGCGCGTCAAAGTCATCGATATGATCCCCTACCTGAAAAGCGGCGAGTCGATCCTCACCCTCAAGGACAGCGCCTATAAACCCAAGACCCCGGAAGAGTTCTGCGGCCACAAGCTCGGCTCCATGGGCGCCACGTCCTGGCTGGCGCAGATGCACAAGCTGTCGGATGAGTACTGCGTGGCCAAGGGCCTGAAGCCGATCCAGATCAGCGAATACAGCACCGACCCGCAAACCACCCAGGCCCTGCTCGCCCACGCGGTGGAAGCGCAGATCACCGACGCGGCCGTGGCCCGTGGTGTGATCGACAAGCTGGGCAGCCGCGTGGTGATTTCCTCCGACACGTTGATCTACCCGGTGCTCAATGGCTTTGGCGTGAAAAAGGGCAATGACGAGGTGAAAAAAGCCCTGGTCGATGGCCTGGCCAAATACCGCGCTACCCCGGAATACGCCGCGTTGCTCAAGAAGTACAACTTCGAGGCACCCACCGACGCCGACATCGCCGAACTGATGCCCAAGTAAGCCAATCGAGCGCGCCGCAACCTGTTGCGGCGCGCGCCTTGTGGAGACCGATTCATGGCGTTATCCCTCGAAGAACAGGCGCGCATCGACCTGGCGGCGACCTTTCGCATCATCGCCCATGTGGGCATGCACGAAGCGGTGGCCAACCACCTGAGCGCCGCCGTGTCGGCCGATGGCAAACAGTTTTTGCTCAACCCCAAGTGGAAGCATTTCTCGCGTATTCGCGCCAGTGACTTGCTGTTGCTGAATGCCGACGACCCGGCCAGCGCCGACCACCCGAATGTGGATTCCACCGCCTGGGCGATTCACGGGCAGATTCATCGCCTGTTGCCGCACACCCGCGCCGTGCTGCATTTGCACCCGGTCTACACCACGGCGGTGGCGTGCCTGGCCAAGCCGCACATTCCGCCGATCGACCAGAACACCGCGCGCTACTTCAACCGCGTAGCGGTGGATGAACTCTACGGCGGCATGGCCGACACCGAAGCCGAGGGCGCGCGCCTGGCCGGCCTGCTCGACGGCAAAAGCCGCCTGCTGATGGGCAACCATGGCGTGATGGTCACCGGCGTTTCCATTGGCGAGGCCTTTGACGACATCTGGAACCTGGAGCGCGCCTGCCAGATTCTGGTCACGGCGTGGTCTACCGGGCAGCCGCTGCGTGTGCTGTCGGACGACGTGGCGGAGAAAACCGCACGGGGCTGGGAAGGGATTGCCGACTTCTCGCGCCAGCACTTTGAAGAGATGAAGCAATTGATGATCGACGCCGACCCGTCGGTGCTCGACTGAGGGCTTTTTATGACGTTTTCCGTTGTCGCCCGCTGCGCTGAAACCGGCCAGCTGGGCATTGCCATCAGCTCGTCGAGCATTGCCGTGGGCGCGCGTTGCCCGTGGTTGCGCCCCGGTGTGGGCGCGGTGGCGTCACAGAACATCACCTTGCCCAGCCTGGGGCCGTCGGTGCTGGACCGGCTGGAGCAGGGCATGGCGCCGATCGAGGCGCTGGCCCGCGTGCTGGAAAACGAGGAACATCGCGAATACCGCCAGGTGACGGTGATTGATCAAGAGGGCCGCACCGCGCATTTCAGCGGCGCGCAAACGTTGGGGATTCACTCGGCACTGAGTGGTGAGCAATGCGTGGCCGCCGGCAATATGCTCGCCAACCCCGGTGTGGTCGGTGCCATGGTGCGCGCGTTCGAGCACGCCTCCGGGCACCTTGCCGACCGCTTGCTTGCCGCGCTGCACACCGGCCAGGCCAAAGGCGGTGAAGCCGGGCCGGTGCATTCGGCGGCGCTGGTGGTGGTGGACGATTTGCTGTGGCCCATCGTCAACCTGCGCGTGGACTGGGCCGATGAAGACCCGATCGGCGCCCTCGACCAGCTTTGGCAAGCCTATCGCGGCCAGTTGCAGGCCTACATCGACCGCGCCCTCAACCCGCAACAGGCGCCGGGTTACGCTGTGCCGGGAGATGACCGATGAGCAGCAGCCGCGACCTGCTTGCGCAACTGGTGCGCTTCGACACCACCAGCCGCGAATCCAACCTGGCGTTGATCGACGGTGTGCGCACCTACCTGCAGGGCCACGGCGTGGCGTGCGAACTGGTGTTCAACGAGCATAAAAACAAGGCCAACCTGCTGGCGACCATCGGCCCGGCTGACGTGCCCGGCATTGTGTTGTCCGGCCATACCGACGTGGTGCCGGTGGACGGTCAGCGCTGGAGCGTGGCGCCGTTCGAGCTGACGGAAAAAGACGGCAACTTGTATGGCCGCGGCACGGCAGACATGAAGGGTTATATCGCCTGCGTGTTGGCCAGCGTGCCGGCGTTGGTGGCGGCGCCGTTGCGCATGCCGGTGCATATCGCGCTGTCCTATGACGAAGAGGTGGGCTGCCTGGGCGTACGCTCGCTGATCGAAAGGTTTCACGGGCAACCGGTCAAGCCTCTGTTGTGTGTGATCGGTGAGCCCACTGAGCTCAAACCGGTGCTGGGCCATAAAGGCAAACTGGCGATGCGCTGCGAAGTGCACGGCGCTGCCTGCCATTCGGCGTATGCGCCCTCGGGCGTGAATGCCATTGAATACGCCGCGCGCCTGGTGGGTGAGCTGGTGCGACTGGGCGAAACGCTCAAGGCACCGCAGCATCAGGATGCGCGGTTTGATCCGCCGTTTTCCACGGTACAAACCGGTGTAATCGCGGGGGGCAAGGCGCTGAATATCGTGCCGCAGAACTGCAGTTTTGATTTTGAAGTGCGCTCGCTGCCGGCCGGGAACCCCTGGCATATCGCAGAGCAGTTGCGCGACTACGCCGAGAAGCAGTTACTGCCCGCGATGCAGGCAGTCAGTGGCCAGTGCGCGATCCATTTCAGCGAACTTTCCAGTTACCCAGGCCTGGCCACCTCGGTCGAAAGCCAGGCCGCCGAGTGGGTGGCGCAATTCTGCGGCTCTCGGGATTACGGCACGGTGGCGTTTGGCAGCGAAGGCGGGCTGTTTGACCAGGCGGGCATCCCCACCGTGGTGTGCGGGCCGGGCAGCATGGAGCAGGGGCACAAGCCGGATGAGTTCATCAGCATGGAGCAGTTGGCGGCGTGCGACCGGATGCTGGCGCGGGTGGTTGCGTTTGTGAGCCAGTAGCACGGTCAACAAATGTGGGAGCTGGCTTGCCTGCGATAGCGGTGGGTCAGCAGCCCCATGTTTGACTGATGGATTGCTATCGCAGGCAAGCCAGCTCCCACAGGGGATGGGTGGTGTTTTCAGTGCTTCGCTACACCCACTCGCCACTGCGCGGGCGGCAACACGCCATTGACCAGGTAGTTGCCCACAATCCGCGACTTGTACACCCGCGGGTTGTGGTTCGCCAGGGTGCGCGCGTTGCGCCACAGCCGGTCCAGCGCCTTGTTGCTGGCCGTGGCACTGGCGCCCAGGGCATCGAACAATGCCGTGGTCGCGGCGAGTGTGGCATCAATCACCGGGTTTACCGCCAGGCACACTTCCAGTTCCGCCAGTGCCACCTGCGGGTCATCGTCATGCAGCGGTTGGTCGTGGGTGATCAGGTAGTGCGCGGTGTCGTCCAGACGCCGTGCGGCTTGCTGGGTGATGGCGTGCGCGGCGTAGGCCTGGCTGGCGACTTCGCCGATCACTTGCAGCAATTGCACGTCTTGCGCGGCGGAATCCGCGTTGCCGGTGGTAAAGGTTCGGGCGCGCGCTCTGAGCTCTTCGGCACCACTGAGTGCCGCACGGCGAGCGATGCCGGCGAGGGTGGCGAGGTGGTAGATCTGGAAGAAGGATTGCCCATAACCGAAACGGTGCGTGGTAGGCCGACCTTCGTCTTCCAGCGGTGCGTTGTCGAAAATGCAGGTGCCGCTGGCGGTGAGGCGTTGGCCAAAGCCGTTCCAGTCGTCGACGATCTGCACGCCCGGCGCCTTGAGGTCGACGACCACGCTGTGGGTTTCGCCGTCTTCGCCGGTGGCGATGGTGTTGATCAGGTCGCTGTAGAGCGCGCCGGTGGTGTAGAACTTTCTGCCGCTGATGCGCAGGGTGCCGTCGGCATCGCGGTGCAGGCGGGTTTCAAATTCGCCGCGCGTCTGGTTGCCCACTTCGGTGCTGCCCGGGGAGAGCAGGGCGCCCTGGCCGAGGCGGTCGAGCCAGCGGGCGCGCCAGTCGGGGTCCTTGGCGCACAGCACGTCTTCGCAAAAACCAAAGTGCCCGCGCAGCGCCTGGGTAATGTTGGAGTCGGCGGCGGACAGCTCGGTAAGCAAGGCCAGCAGTTCGGCGAAGGTGGCACCCTGGCCGCCATGGCTTTCAGGTAGACGCCAGCGCGGCAAGCCCAGTGCGTTCAGTTGCTGGATGACGTCGGCCAGGCTGGCGCGGGTCTGATCCGCTTCGGCAGCCCCGGCGAGAATGTGGGCAAAGAGCGGGCGAAACGGTGCAGCCAGTTGTTCATAGCGGGCAGACGGCGGTGCGCCCCAGAGATTCAAAGCAGGATTGGACATGATTGACCTTGCCGGGCCGGTACGCGTGGTCGCGACGGCGCTGTAAAAGGGGGTTGGAAGCGAGGCCCAGTGGTCTGGTGACGTCACCCTAACCCACGGGTGGCGAAGTTTTTAATACGAAAAATTGCTATGAAGCTGCGCGGTGGTTCTATCCATAGTGCGCAACAGTATTAAACCTCGCGCTTTTATTGCGATAGCTTCTACGGGCGCCACGCTCGGCGACCCTCAAACCCTTTTCTCATTACCAGACTGCACGCCCACAGATGGTTGAGTCCGCCATCAACCTGTGGATCGTATTCATGATCAACCGTCGCAATATGCTTGCCCTGCTGGGCCTGGCTTCTCTCTCGCTGCAGGGTTCTTCGGTATGGGCAGCAGAGCCGCCCACCCTCACTGTGGGTGACCAGTTCTTCTCCAATCGCATCGTTTTGGAGCTGTCCGGCGAGTTGAAAGACCTGCCGTACAAGATCGATTTCAAGCGCTTCAACACTGGCTCGCCGGTGGCCTCGGCCGTGGCCAGCGGCGCGCTGGATGTGGGGATTGTCGGTGACACGCCGGTGATCAGCCTCGCCGCCAATGGCGCGCCGGTGAAGGTGGTGGCCAGCACGCAAACCAGCCTCGACGGCGTGGGCATTGTGGCGCGCAAAGGCATTCAGTCGGTGGCTGACCTAAAAGGCAAAACCGTTGCGATCTGGAACGGTTCCTGGAGCCAGCAACTGGCCTACAAGGCGCTGGATGAAGCCGGTGTGCCGCGCAGCAGTGTGACGTTCAAATACCTGCTGCCGGCCGAAGCCAGCCTGGCGCTGACCCAGGGCGATATCGACGCCTTCGGCACATGGGAGCCCTATGTGTCGCTGCAGGAAAAAGAGGGCAGCACGCTGATTCGCAATGCCAAGGGCCTGATGAGCGCGCCGACCTATATCGTCGCGTATGAGCCGGCACTGGCGCAAAAAGGCGCAATCATCAAAGACTTCATCGCCCGGCTGACCCGCGCGCGGGTGTGGAGCAACAGCCATGTCGACGAGTACGCCGAAGCCTGGTCGAAGGCCAACCAGTCCGCGCCGGAAATTGCCAAGGTGTGGTTCAAGCGCGATGCGATCAAGGTGCTGCCGATCTCGCCGACGATTGTCAGCGAAGCCCAGGCCACGGCGGATTTCCTGGTGGACGCGCAGATGCTCAAGCAGCGGTACGACGTGACGCCGTTGTTTGATCGGGCGCTTTAAACGGCAGGGAAACAAGCGCTAATAGAATTGAACGGCTGCTCCTGCGGGGCTGGGCCAGGTTTTTTTGATCCGGAGCTCACCGGAACTGAAAACTCACTAGCTTTAGCAGGTGGTAGCCACTAGGCTACAAAAACAGCGAGGTAACGGTGACCTTTAGTACTCTAAAAGGTAAATGAAATGAGTGAACAGAAATTCAAACCCGAGGATATGCCGATCCTCGATCTTGATACGTCCGGAACCAGCGTTTACGAGGCTTCGCGCTTCCTCGACAGCCCGGAGGTGATCAGTGCGTATTTGGCGCAAAGCATGAAATCGCACGACCCCCAAATACTCATGAAGGCACTTGCCGAGGTTGCCAAGGCCCAAGGCGTGAACAAGGTGGCCGAGGCGGCGGGGGTCAATCGGGAGAGCCTTTATAAAACCCTCAAAGGCGGCTCGAAAACCCGTTATGAGACGGTGCAGAAGTTGATGCTGGCCCTGGGGGTTGAGCTTACGGTGCAGCCGATTGCGTCCGGGAAAGCCGCCAGGGCTAAATCGGTGTCGGCTGGAAAACCCTGAATCCGACAGTACCCATGACATTTCGAGTGATCTTGTTGTGGTGAGCGGTCTTCTTGTGGCGGATGGGGTTTGTTGTGGTGAGCGGGCTTGCCCCGCGTTGGAGTGCGAAGCGCTCCCAAACTCCGGCGACGCGGTGCAACTGATAAAGCGCGTCGTCAGGTTTTAGGGCTGCTTCGCAGCCCAACGCGGGGCAAGCCCGCTCGCCACAGTAAGCCTGCTACCTCCCTCATCTGTGATTGGGCGGGCGTTAACGCACCAGGCACGGCTGCTTGTTGTTGAAGCGCCAGCCCGGAATCAAAAACTGCATCGCCACGCTGTCGTCCCGCGCCCCCAGGCCCATGCCTTTGTACACTTCGTGGGCGTTGGCCACGGCGTCCATGTCGATGTCCACCCCAAGGCCCGGCTTGCTCGGCACCTTCACGTAGCCGCCTTCGATTTTCAGCGGTTCTTTGGTCAGGCGCTGGCCGTCCTGCCAGATCCAGTGGGTGTCGATCGCGGTGATGTCGCCGGGTGCGGCGGCGGCGACCTGGGTGAACATCGCCAGGGAAATGTCGAAGTGGTTGTTGGAGTGCGAGCCCCAGGTCAGGCCCCATTCATGGCACATCTGCGCGACACGCACCGAGCCTTGCATCGTCCAGAAGTGTGGATCGGCCAGGGGAATGTCCACCGATTGCAGCTGGATTGCGTGGCCCATTTCGCGCCAGTCGGTGGCGATCATGTTGGTGGCGGTTTTCAGGCCCGTGGCGCGGCGGAAT from Pseudomonas tolaasii NCPPB 2192 includes the following:
- a CDS encoding flavin-containing monooxygenase, whose protein sequence is MSVETINTLVVGAGQAGVAMSEHLSLMGVPHIVLERHRIAERWRSERWDSLVANGPAWHDRFPGLKFEGVSPEAFPPKERMADYFEAYVAKLQAPVRTGVEVLQVQRHTGRPGFKVTTSAGVIEAANVVAATGPFQRPSIPSIVPASAPLHQLHSSAYKNPGQLPEGAVLVVGAGASGSQIAEELQKAGKTVYLSVGEHYRPPRAYRGRDYCWWLGALGLWDEVKIQPKKKHVAFAVSGYEGGKTVDFRRLAHQGIHLVGVTRDWNDGVMTFAPGLAANVAEGDRAYFDVLRDADAYIEANGLPFPQEPEAWELLPDPECLLNPTLSLNLAEAGVTSILWATGFTFDFSWLQVDAFDAKGEPFHKRGISAQSGIYFLGLPNLVNRASSFIYGVWHDAKYVADHIVLQNEYMSYSKP
- a CDS encoding type II 3-dehydroquinate dehydratase; this translates as MTHRVFFLNGPNANLYGLDKNGTYGSESFASIEARCQRHAAELGLSLEFRQSNHEGVLVDWIQEARLHGDAIVINAAGLSYSSVPILDALLAFDGPIIEAHMSNIWKREGFRHHSYVSKAATGVIAGLGALGYELALTAVATLLKP
- a CDS encoding RidA family protein — its product is MPTHTRIRMFNTQQTYPNQALDNDLCQAVRAGNTIYVRGQIGTDFDGNLVGLGDPRAQAEQAMKNVKQLLEEAGSDLSHIVKTTTYLIDPRYREPVYQEVGKWLKGVFPISTGLVISGLGQPEWLMEIDVIAVVPDDWQP
- a CDS encoding LysR family transcriptional regulator; the protein is MLSRITQRQLEYFVASGEAGSISAAAERIHVSSPSISAAITHMEAELGIQLFVRHHAQGISLTAVGRQVMQEAKLILEQMTNLYTIASESLNSVRGPLRVGCLESLAPMITPELVFGFGRAFPGVRLTQAEGNHEELLEKLRSGELDIALTYDLVTSPDIDFQPLAQLPPYVMVGEYHPLANLPAVSMQDLEAYPVVLLDTPWSRDYFLSLFIQAGTTPNIIMRSTNLETVRAMVGNGIGYSFANARPKSNLSQDGKRVIRLRLAGSHRPMRLGYATASNTQLSRVVSAFAERCRMFVSDQYIPGMAPPSFFDPHAVRVMSGVS
- a CDS encoding amino acid ABC transporter permease/ATP-binding protein → MTFDWHYMFGLLGDAEFWRATWTVIKLSTLTWLLSIALGFLLALAKQSKSPLLSLPARGYIWLFRSLPLLVLLIFIYNLPQALPGTSAVLADPFWSGLLALVICETAYVAEIHRGGLLSIPKGQGEAARALGLRFFGTQIRVVIPQALRVALPSLANEYISIVKLTSLVSVISLTEILMVGQRLYSQNFLVIETMAAVAFFYVFIVTVFDFLLKRLERFLDVNQRNVSRVPDAAVLALATQQRPAIARPASTGVAALQASRLHKAYNDIEVLGSVNLQIQPGEVVSVIGPSGSGKTTLIRLLNGLEQLDNGEIHINGLPFIHLHKTGALKPQFIEHTEHRLNIGMVFQSFNLFPHLSVLDNLLMAPKYHRLGATSELKQQAYALLHKVGMLDHAWKYPHQLSGGQQQRVAIARALMMRPQIMLFDEPTSALDPEKVNEVLQVIEALAGEGITMVIVTHEMNFAFKVSDRIVFMEKGRVVCDDTPVALRSGHNPRVEAFLKDVSLA
- a CDS encoding phytanoyl-CoA dioxygenase family protein; the protein is MIGQAQVEQFQRDGFLVVEGVLSPEEVAALQHDFDQWVEESRGHVEGWGATVDGRARFDLEGDHRADHPSLRRVSSPTEISPAYERVALQSRMAAISAQLVGAGGARFHHSKINSKLPHTATQVKWHQDFLFTPHSNDDIVTALLMVSEVTPQNGPLNVIPGSHKGPLWSHWQNQRFTGSVDDAVVAEHCQQPVACYGPAGSVCFMHTRLLHASSPNETELPRTLFISVYAAEDALPFGENPLPSAHAGLLVAGEESGLVRSTDNQLRLPQKPRGASFFVQQAGQDSATA
- a CDS encoding ABC transporter substrate-binding protein; its protein translation is MTAFRKRVRPLAVCLLGTAVALTSLAASAFQQDGKIIAGSDVTFFPYEYMDNNKPAGFDIEFMEGLGKVMGRKVETLDTRFPNLITGLQAGRFDVTNSSMYITAERVKVIDMIPYLKSGESILTLKDSAYKPKTPEEFCGHKLGSMGATSWLAQMHKLSDEYCVAKGLKPIQISEYSTDPQTTQALLAHAVEAQITDAAVARGVIDKLGSRVVISSDTLIYPVLNGFGVKKGNDEVKKALVDGLAKYRATPEYAALLKKYNFEAPTDADIAELMPK
- a CDS encoding class II aldolase and adducin N-terminal domain-containing protein, which gives rise to MALSLEEQARIDLAATFRIIAHVGMHEAVANHLSAAVSADGKQFLLNPKWKHFSRIRASDLLLLNADDPASADHPNVDSTAWAIHGQIHRLLPHTRAVLHLHPVYTTAVACLAKPHIPPIDQNTARYFNRVAVDELYGGMADTEAEGARLAGLLDGKSRLLMGNHGVMVTGVSIGEAFDDIWNLERACQILVTAWSTGQPLRVLSDDVAEKTARGWEGIADFSRQHFEEMKQLMIDADPSVLD